AGGCCAAGGCTGGGGATGGAGCAGTGGCCAGGACACAGACTGTGACCTACACTGAGGCCGTGGCTATGACAGGGATGTGAGCAAGATGGAAGCTATGGCTAAGACTAGAGTCATGACTGAGACTAAGGCAAAATCCCTGGCAGAACCTGGTATAGTGCCCCAAGTCAAGTCAAAGCTGACGCCTATGGCCAGGGTCAGTGCTGTGACCAAGTACGAAGTCAAGGCTGGTGCTGGAAGTGAAACCAATATCAGGTCCTTTGCCAAGGCTGATGATAAGGTCAATATTGAGTCCAGgtcccagagaaagagagaggacaacATCAAattcagggctggggctggggacagagctggTATTGTAATCGAGTCCAGTGATGAGGATGAAGAAAATGTCTGCTCCTGGTTCTGGGCAGGAGAAGAGCCTAGTGTAGGATCCTGGTTCTGGCCTGAAGAGGAGATTCCTTCTCAAGTTTATAAGCCTCCACCTAAGATCCAGGAAAAGCCCAAGCCCATACCCAAACCTGAACTCactataaaacaaaaagcagcatCATGGTCAAGGGCCAGGTATAGTGTCCTAGTCCCAATAGAGAGAGGGAAGCCATTCTTGCCTCCAGAAGGGAATTGGACTCTCGTTGAGACCTTGATTGAAACTCCTCTGGGGATTCGGCCTCTGACCAAGATCCCACCCTATAATGGACCTTACTTCCAAACCTTAGCTGAGATCAAAAGCCAGGTTAGGTATAGAGAAAAGTATGGGCCCAATCCAAGAACCTGCCGCTGTAAATCACGTGACTTTAGTTTAGAGCCTAAAGAGTTCGATAAACTCGTTGCCCTACTTAAGTTAACTAAGGATCCTTTTATTCATGAAATAGCAACAATGATAATGGGCATTAGTCCTGCTTATCCATTTACCCAAGATATAATTCATGATGTAGGTATTACTGTTATGATTGAAAACTTGGTCAATAATCCCAATGTTATAGAACACCCTAGAGCTTTAAATATAGTAGATGACAACTCTGAGTCTTCTGAAGAACCAAAACCAGGAGAGTCATACGTATATCAAGTTTGTAAGGACATATTCTCTTATCCCTTGAACTCCCCTGTGCAACTGGCTGGACTAAAATTATTAGTGCACCTGAGTGTGAAATTTGAGGATCAccatataattattaattacattCCAGATTTCCTCACCTTGTTAAGCACAGGAAGTGTCAAAAccaagttttatgttttaaaagtgtttttgcGCTTGTCTAAAAATCAAGCCAATACAAGAGAACTGATTAGTGCCAAAGTACTGTCATCATTGGTTGCACCCTTTAACAAGAATGAGTCGAAGGCTAATATTCTTAATATCATtgaaatatttgagaatataAATTTCCAATTCAAAAAGAAGGTGAAGCTATTTACCAAAGAAGAGTTCACTAAATCTGAGCTTATTTCCATATTCCAGGAAGCAAAAGAGTTTGGTCAGAAACTCCAAGACTTAGTAGAGCACAGTGATCCTGAGGTGAGAGATAAAGTTATACGATTAATACTTAAACTCTAAATAGCTGTATGTTCTCACAGAGCcatgaacatttttttgtgttatAATATGAAGCTATGCATATAATAATTGTAAGttcaatatttgttatttgtgtTGGTTGATGGAGGCAATTTTATGCATACCAAATGATCTTGAGAGCTtgaatgtttgttgatttttactGTGCTATATAAATTgagatatttttaatctttctgcaATATGACCTGATAATGAACCTATTCATGCTGAGAAAGCTATATTTCTGTGCTTTATATTGACATAGTGTATTCGTTTGAGGCTTCATTTACATGTTAATAAAGTTGCATGCTAAAACTGGTGAAAACATTGTTGTAGTTCTTTAGTTGAAGTCTGGTCAGAAAGATAAAGCACAAATAACACAAAGATGATAAAGAGCACTGTCAGTGTTTGTAGGAGGGTACAGACCAAACAAGCTCACATTGATAGATCCTTTACTTTCAACATGTTCAAGGAATAGAATCGCACTACACAAGAAGACAAGACTGTTACTAGATGTAACTAGTGTTACTAGATGTGTTACTACTAGATGACATCTGGGCAGATCTGGGGAAAGGGGTAAGGACACTGACCTAGGAGAAAGGGAACACAGATACTTTCATTCCAATCTGAATCCCAGAACTTCTGTTCACCTTTTAACATAGGACGTCTCATTAGGATATCTTGAAGCTTTTAAGCTCCCAAGAGGATTCCTGGTTCTCATCCCCATTTAGAAAAGCCATGGAAGTATGTTTCTGAAAGGACCCAGTCCCACTGTGCCCTCAACCTCCAGGTACGCCCATCCAGGGGTACCAGGTTTACTGTTTCATCTGAGAGTTCCTTCCCCTGTAGTCCTGGGCCTCAGAGGAGGCTCTTCCTGGAGACCAACTACTGAAACTGCTTCATGGATAGTCTCATTTGCCCTGCCTTGGTGATGGTTTACTCTCATCCTTACTTTTGTTTGCTGGCCAATGGTTTGAACTTGGTAATTTGCACCTATCCTTGGTGGCAGCACTGTGTTTGTGCTGATCCCTTTTGGTCAGAGCTCAGAATGTTGAGCTCAGTGAGATAGCTACAAGATTCCAAAGTCCTTTAGGGGTGTGTAGTTAGGAAGGAATTAATTCCCTAATTCCATTATCCTATCTTGTTTGTACAGTTTATAGAGCTGAAGCAATGTTCTCTATACTGCTTCAGCTCCTCCTGAGTATACTTAATGAAAACTAGGTTCTGGCCGGCATAGAATGCCTGAGTATAGATTGGGATTAGGGATCACCTCTGCCTCCTTTTGCTGTTCTTGTTCTGTTTCCTTTACTGCCCAGAATTGGGAAATACAGATATTAGGTTCAGTGTACAAATACTAGTCTTTCTTTTGGACTTCCTCTCttctaatttatgtattttggggaaGGCCTAAACTGAAAGAATCTCAACAGAATGTCTGTCATGTACTCCTGTTTTTAGAAGCTATCCCTAGTTTAATTTCTATTAAGGTCAGTTCTGAACTTATCTGTTATACCTCTAGGAATTAAAATGAAGGGCAACTGGCCACATATGTTCATTAAGGGTGAAAAAAAGTAGGGTTTTTGCAATGTGCAGCTGTAACTTAGATGATTTTTGAAgttctttataatttgttttttaatcctttgtaaTTCTAGCTATGTGTACTAATTTGAGAATTGGGGTCTTCACAATACAATTGGACCAGACCCTTTGGAAATATTCCGGGTCTTAAATGGCCTATGGAGCACAAGATCAATTGATAGCTATGGAATTTCCAATcagctaaagagaaaaatgaatgtgaGGTATGCAGGTATTTGTGTCAAGGCAACAAGCTGATGGCCTCTCCTTAGGTGGGAGTTATGGGAGACAGTCATTTCCCAAATTTTTCCTGGGATGTACTTGAAGTCAAAACCCTGTTGCTCATCTCatcttttctagaaaaataattcaggCAACACCATGTTGTATCAGGGCTGATCTGGATgttacttttcttaaaatgttgcCTCTGTAGGTAAAAATCAGGATGGATTTCTCATCTTTCCTGCCATGAAGTAAAGTAATTAACTAATCTTCCTACAGCACAGCATACCGTCAAATTTAAAAGAGGAATTTTCAATGGGAATTCATCTATACAATATCATCAAATTCCCTAGCAAGGCTTTCAAAGCTCTGTATCCTTTGGCATTTTCCGTTTTTCCCCTTATATCCCACCATGTGACCTACATTCAAGCCTCACTGGGCTATTGTTTCCTGACTATTTTATGCAGTTTCCTGCTTTTATGTCTCAAATGCCAGGTCATTTTGAAGTCTTCATGACACATTTATCCCCCCTCTCCATGTTGGAATTAATAGCTACTTTtgcatttccaaaattttttatttactactGTATTTTAGCATTTATGTCTTTATACTATACCCTGGAGTCTTAGTAAGTTGGATCTTGTGTTTAGAGACAGCTTAGAGGGGGGAAGCTTGGACTTTGAGAATGTCTCAACTCCAAAGTGTGAACTTTTTGTTGTGTAtactaataataatgattaacatttatacatttattaagtgcttactatgcGCCAGATACCATACTATGTGCTTTatttgtattaactcatttagttcCTAAAACTTGTGAGAAAGTGGAGATACTGATTGGTTAAATAATTTGGCCAACTTCATTGAGTTGGTTAGTAGCAGAGCTGATATTCAAACCTTTGCAGTCTGAATCTGGAGCCAGCATGTATACCTACTTTGTAACTCTGTAACCCCACACAGCCCTTAGTAAAGTACATGGCCCATCCTAAACTTAAATTTGACTGTTGTCAGACACACCTGTCCCTTATCTATTCTGCTTTTTCCATTTGTGTAGGCCTCCTCCTGCCTTACCTTCATTCCTTACCCAACTAAGCCTTCAGGTCCATCACTTT
The window above is part of the Panthera tigris isolate Pti1 chromosome X, P.tigris_Pti1_mat1.1, whole genome shotgun sequence genome. Proteins encoded here:
- the ARMCX5 gene encoding LOW QUALITY PROTEIN: armadillo repeat-containing X-linked protein 5 (The sequence of the model RefSeq protein was modified relative to this genomic sequence to represent the inferred CDS: inserted 1 base in 1 codon), producing the protein GRGRGGAEVCLKAGISGPANPRAKAKIQAKAGDGAVARTQTVTYTEAVAMXRDVSKMEAMAKTRVMTETKAKSLAEPGIVPQVKSKLTPMARVSAVTKYEVKAGAGSETNIRSFAKADDKVNIESRSQRKREDNIKFRAGAGDRAGIVIESSDEDEENVCSWFWAGEEPSVGSWFWPEEEIPSQVYKPPPKIQEKPKPIPKPELTIKQKAASWSRARYSVLVPIERGKPFLPPEGNWTLVETLIETPLGIRPLTKIPPYNGPYFQTLAEIKSQVRYREKYGPNPRTCRCKSRDFSLEPKEFDKLVALLKLTKDPFIHEIATMIMGISPAYPFTQDIIHDVGITVMIENLVNNPNVIEHPRALNIVDDNSESSEEPKPGESYVYQVCKDIFSYPLNSPVQLAGLKLLVHLSVKFEDHHIIINYIPDFLTLLSTGSVKTKFYVLKVFLRLSKNQANTRELISAKVLSSLVAPFNKNESKANILNIIEIFENINFQFKKKVKLFTKEEFTKSELISIFQEAKEFGQKLQDLVEHSDPEVRDKVIRLILKL